The following are from one region of the Qipengyuania flava genome:
- the moaB gene encoding molybdenum cofactor biosynthesis protein B, translating into MPIDESRRFIPIRIALLTVSDTRTLADDTSGDILEARITEAGHELAAREISRDSVEEIAAHLHRWIDDESIDCVITTGGTGLTGRDVTPEALDRVKSKDIPGFGEYFRYISIASIGTSTIQSRACAVLARGTYIFALPGSNGAVKDGWDQILHYQLDSRHKPCNFVELMPRLRES; encoded by the coding sequence ATGCCGATCGACGAAAGCCGCCGCTTCATTCCCATTCGCATCGCGCTGCTGACTGTGTCGGACACCCGCACGCTGGCCGACGACACCTCGGGCGACATCCTCGAAGCTCGTATCACGGAGGCCGGTCATGAACTCGCCGCGCGCGAAATCAGCCGCGACAGCGTGGAGGAGATCGCCGCGCACCTCCATCGCTGGATCGACGACGAGAGCATCGACTGCGTCATCACCACGGGCGGCACGGGGCTTACCGGGCGCGACGTGACGCCCGAGGCGCTCGACCGGGTGAAGAGCAAGGATATCCCGGGTTTCGGCGAGTATTTCCGCTACATCAGTATCGCCAGCATCGGGACGAGCACAATTCAGTCACGCGCCTGCGCGGTGCTGGCGCGCGGGACCTATATCTTCGCCCTGCCCGGCTCGAACGGCGCGGTGAAAGACGGGTGGGACCAGATCCTTCACTACCAGCTCGACAGCCGCCACAAGCCCTGCAATTTCGTCGAGCTGATGCCGCGCCTGCGCGAAAGCTGA
- a CDS encoding lytic transglycosylase domain-containing protein, translating into MTLRTLAVALLAATATPALAQGSSVEYFTRSHAAALPQLLSTDDRAYYGSLFEAIDNRNWDRVEVMLANRDSGPLHGAALASYYLHPDSPRIDLTRIEAWLGRYASLPEAEAIIRLGETRGLESPPSVRRERELVRQPGMTKRIRPRSVQDGTMPGNVRSAILERITNDDPDGARILLDGVDATLSSEARAEWRYRVAWSYYIENRDAQAWALADRVRDNGSGAWVAEGDWAAGLAAWRLGDCERAAEAFQRSAAGAVNPELGSAAHYWASRALIRCREPEQAAEQLRGAARFPETLYGMLAHEQLGRDLPETHTQPDLTEADWRRLRDVEAARQAVMLAEIGRREEAENDILWLVRTGDPDDFGALSRLARALGLTSAQNYMAYNAPRGEGSHPSLRYPVTFRAPVGGWRVDPALAFAHALQESNFRERVVSPAGAIGLMQIMPITRREYASSINMSASADLKDPAVNFAFGQRTLEALSTSGYTQGRLPKIMAAYNAGPTPVARWESEIRDQDDPLLYMESIPYWETRGYVAIVMRNYWMYLRQADAAAPSRVDLAENDWPMFPRVR; encoded by the coding sequence ATGACCCTCCGCACCCTCGCCGTGGCGCTTCTTGCGGCCACTGCCACACCGGCGCTCGCACAGGGCAGCAGCGTCGAATACTTCACCCGCTCGCACGCCGCCGCCCTGCCCCAGCTGCTTTCGACCGACGACCGGGCCTATTACGGCTCGTTGTTCGAGGCGATCGACAACCGCAACTGGGACCGGGTCGAGGTAATGCTGGCCAACCGCGACAGCGGACCGCTGCACGGCGCGGCGCTGGCGAGCTATTACCTCCATCCCGACAGCCCGCGCATCGACCTGACGCGGATCGAAGCCTGGCTCGGCCGCTATGCCAGCCTGCCCGAAGCCGAAGCGATCATCCGCCTTGGCGAGACCCGCGGCCTTGAAAGCCCGCCCTCGGTCCGCCGCGAGCGTGAGCTGGTGCGCCAGCCCGGCATGACCAAGCGTATCCGGCCCCGCTCGGTGCAGGACGGGACCATGCCTGGCAATGTCCGCTCCGCCATCCTTGAACGGATCACCAACGACGATCCTGACGGTGCGCGCATCCTCCTCGACGGCGTCGACGCGACGCTCTCGAGCGAGGCGCGGGCCGAATGGCGCTACCGCGTGGCGTGGAGCTATTACATCGAGAACCGCGACGCACAGGCCTGGGCGCTGGCGGACCGGGTGCGCGACAACGGCAGCGGCGCCTGGGTCGCGGAAGGCGACTGGGCCGCTGGCCTTGCCGCCTGGCGCCTCGGCGATTGCGAGCGAGCGGCGGAAGCCTTCCAGCGCTCGGCTGCGGGCGCGGTCAATCCCGAACTCGGGTCGGCCGCCCATTACTGGGCGAGCCGCGCGCTGATCCGCTGCCGCGAGCCCGAGCAGGCAGCCGAACAGCTGCGCGGCGCCGCGCGCTTCCCCGAAACGCTCTACGGCATGCTCGCCCACGAACAGCTCGGCCGCGACCTTCCGGAAACCCACACCCAGCCCGACCTAACCGAAGCCGACTGGCGCCGCCTGCGCGATGTCGAAGCCGCGCGGCAGGCGGTGATGCTGGCGGAAATCGGTCGCCGCGAGGAAGCGGAGAACGATATCCTGTGGCTGGTGCGCACGGGCGACCCGGACGATTTTGGCGCGCTTTCGCGCCTTGCCCGCGCGCTCGGCCTGACCAGCGCGCAGAACTACATGGCCTACAACGCCCCGCGCGGCGAAGGCTCACACCCGAGCCTGCGCTATCCGGTGACCTTCCGCGCGCCGGTGGGCGGGTGGCGCGTCGACCCGGCGCTGGCCTTTGCTCACGCCCTGCAGGAATCGAATTTCCGCGAACGGGTGGTGAGCCCGGCCGGCGCCATCGGCCTGATGCAGATCATGCCCATCACGCGGCGCGAATACGCCTCCTCCATCAACATGAGTGCCTCGGCCGACCTCAAGGACCCGGCAGTCAATTTCGCCTTCGGTCAGCGCACGCTGGAGGCGCTCAGCACCTCGGGCTACACGCAGGGGCGCCTGCCCAAGATCATGGCCGCCTACAACGCCGGGCCGACCCCGGTGGCGCGCTGGGAAAGCGAGATCCGCGACCAGGACGATCCGCTGCTGTACATGGAAAGCATCCCCTATTGGGAGACGCGCGGCTATGTCGCCATCGTGATGCGCAACTACTGGATGTACCTGCGCCAGGCGGATGCCGCCGCTCCGAGCCGCGTCGATCTCGCCGAGAACGACTGGCCGATGTTCCCGCGGGTGAGGTAA
- a CDS encoding PA0069 family radical SAM protein has translation MFSCMERRLAPPVSGRGAQGAEVPTRFGLATRETDGDWRDYMEQLDGPPVKLRTTVTEEHPRTILSFNQSPDVPFDRSVNAYRGCEHGCVYCFARPTHAYHDLSPGLDFETRLFAKPNAAELLRATWAKPKYRPKPLAMGTNTDPYQPIEARYRITRSLLEVCLDARHPVTITTKSDRVLADLDLLAELAQRRLVAVAISVTSLDPKLSGKLEPRAAVPAKRLQTLEKLVEAGVPTHCSVSPIIPAITDEFMEEIVQRVAAIGVQSVGWIPLRLPHEVAPLFREWLSVHFPERGDKVMSIVRSIRGGKDNDPDFFTRMKPTGVWADLFRARFRVACKRAGLGKAKFELDCTQFRPPAVGGQLRLL, from the coding sequence ATGTTCTCATGCATGGAACGCCGACTCGCCCCCCCTGTTTCCGGCCGCGGTGCGCAAGGCGCCGAGGTGCCTACGCGCTTCGGCCTTGCCACGCGCGAGACCGATGGCGACTGGCGCGATTACATGGAGCAGCTTGACGGCCCGCCCGTGAAGCTGCGCACCACGGTGACGGAAGAACACCCGCGCACCATCCTAAGCTTCAACCAGTCGCCCGATGTCCCGTTCGACCGGTCAGTCAACGCCTATCGCGGATGCGAGCACGGCTGCGTCTATTGTTTTGCGCGCCCCACCCACGCCTATCACGACCTGTCGCCCGGCCTCGATTTCGAAACGCGGCTTTTCGCCAAGCCCAATGCGGCAGAACTTCTGCGCGCGACATGGGCCAAGCCGAAGTATCGGCCCAAGCCGCTTGCCATGGGCACGAACACCGATCCCTATCAGCCGATCGAGGCGCGTTACCGCATCACGCGCAGCCTGCTGGAGGTCTGCCTCGACGCGCGCCATCCGGTGACGATCACGACCAAGTCGGACCGTGTTCTCGCCGATCTCGACCTGCTTGCCGAACTGGCCCAGCGGCGCCTGGTGGCGGTGGCGATATCGGTGACGAGCCTCGACCCCAAGCTCTCGGGAAAGCTCGAGCCGCGTGCAGCTGTGCCAGCCAAACGTCTGCAAACTCTGGAAAAACTGGTTGAAGCGGGCGTGCCGACGCACTGTTCGGTTTCGCCCATCATCCCGGCCATCACCGACGAGTTCATGGAAGAAATCGTCCAGCGCGTCGCGGCCATCGGTGTTCAAAGCGTGGGCTGGATTCCGCTGCGGCTGCCGCACGAAGTCGCCCCGCTGTTCCGCGAATGGCTTTCAGTCCACTTCCCCGAGCGCGGCGACAAGGTGATGAGCATCGTCCGCTCGATCCGAGGCGGCAAGGATAACGATCCGGACTTCTTCACCCGCATGAAACCAACCGGCGTCTGGGCCGACCTCTTCCGCGCCCGCTTCCGCGTGGCCTGCAAGCGGGCTGGGCTAGGCAAAGCGAAATTCGAGCTCGACTGCACGCAGTTCCGGCCGCCCGCAGTGGGCGGCCAGCTGCGGTTGCTTTAG
- a CDS encoding sodium:calcium antiporter yields the protein MAGLADTLADRTGFGEALVGSVLLGAGTSIAGIVTSASTAASGAPDLAVSNAVGGIAAQTMFLAIADVAYRKVNLEHAAASPVNLGQAAVLIILLILPIMAWSSPPIVIWGVNLLTPVLVATYLVGLHNAHRIKQRPMWLPRNTSDTRDEDDDECDDERPIWLLGLIFAGMVAVVGLCGWLVGTTGLELSGRLGISQGVVGALGTAVVTSLPELVTTIAAVRRGALQLAVGGIIGGNMFDALFVAASDVAYREGSIYNAISERTVFWMALAILMTAVLLMGLLRRERQGPAGIGWESVLLIGLWLGGAAMQIRLG from the coding sequence ATGGCGGGCCTGGCCGACACGCTGGCGGACCGCACGGGCTTCGGAGAGGCGCTGGTTGGCTCGGTCCTTCTGGGCGCAGGCACGAGCATTGCCGGTATTGTCACCTCGGCCAGCACAGCCGCCAGCGGCGCGCCAGATCTCGCGGTGTCCAATGCCGTAGGGGGCATCGCCGCGCAGACCATGTTCCTCGCCATCGCCGACGTCGCCTATCGCAAGGTCAATCTCGAACACGCGGCGGCAAGCCCGGTCAACCTCGGCCAGGCCGCGGTGCTCATCATCCTGCTGATCCTGCCGATCATGGCGTGGTCCTCGCCGCCAATCGTCATCTGGGGCGTGAACCTGCTGACACCGGTGCTGGTTGCGACCTATCTCGTCGGCCTCCACAACGCGCACCGGATCAAGCAAAGGCCCATGTGGCTGCCGCGGAACACCAGCGATACGCGCGACGAGGATGATGACGAGTGCGACGATGAAAGGCCGATCTGGCTGCTCGGCCTGATCTTCGCCGGGATGGTCGCCGTGGTCGGCCTGTGCGGCTGGCTCGTAGGCACGACGGGCCTGGAACTGTCAGGCCGGCTCGGCATATCGCAAGGCGTCGTCGGCGCATTGGGGACTGCCGTGGTTACCTCCCTGCCCGAGCTCGTCACCACCATCGCCGCCGTGCGGCGCGGTGCGCTCCAGCTGGCGGTGGGCGGGATCATCGGAGGAAACATGTTCGACGCGCTGTTCGTTGCCGCAAGCGACGTCGCTTATCGCGAAGGCAGCATTTACAACGCAATCAGCGAGCGCACCGTGTTCTGGATGGCACTCGCCATCCTGATGACGGCGGTGCTGCTCATGGGCCTCCTGCGCCGGGAGCGGCAGGGTCCGGCGGGCATCGGCTGGGAATCGGTGCTGCTCATCGGCCTCTGGCTCGGCGGAGCGGCGATGCAAATCCGCCTCGGCTGA
- a CDS encoding GNAT family N-acetyltransferase, whose product MTRLADAIVRTATADDAAAVQAIYAFHVEHGTATFDTVPPEESFWRAKIADVLERGWPFLVIEHAGEVGGYAYATQFRDRPAYAHTCEDSIYIAERHTGAGLGTELLGALVEAARACGFEQMIAVAGGGEPASLAVHAKLGFLQAGRMRNVGYKFGRKLDTVYMQRDLTEAR is encoded by the coding sequence ATTACACGCTTGGCTGACGCCATCGTCCGCACCGCCACCGCCGATGACGCGGCGGCGGTGCAGGCGATCTATGCCTTTCACGTCGAGCACGGCACCGCGACCTTCGACACCGTGCCGCCGGAAGAGAGCTTCTGGCGTGCGAAGATCGCCGACGTCCTTGAGCGCGGGTGGCCGTTCCTCGTGATCGAGCACGCGGGCGAGGTCGGCGGCTATGCCTACGCGACCCAGTTCCGCGACCGCCCGGCCTATGCGCACACTTGCGAGGACAGCATCTACATCGCCGAGAGGCACACAGGCGCGGGGCTGGGTACGGAGTTGCTCGGCGCGCTGGTGGAGGCGGCACGGGCGTGCGGCTTTGAACAGATGATCGCGGTTGCCGGCGGCGGGGAGCCTGCCTCTCTTGCCGTCCACGCAAAACTCGGCTTCCTCCAGGCGGGCCGGATGCGCAATGTGGGCTACAAGTTCGGCCGCAAACTCGATACCGTCTACATGCAACGCGATCTGACCGAGGCCAGGTAA
- a CDS encoding long-chain fatty acid--CoA ligase, whose amino-acid sequence MRISHVIDHAAREAPTRDIVTRWADGSETRTTWAGVHRDAKKMSQALLALGLKKGDKVASLAMNHARHLVSWFGVAGMGGVLHTCNPRLFEDQLEYIVNHAEDKVMLYDAAFQPIIDKMRDKWPGVEHYICFDSSEHTTSFEDWIGAQDGEFEWVDGDERDPCMICYTSGTTGNPKGVQYEHRSTILHAVSGLQPSTFNFSASSVMLPVVPMFHAASWGLPYAGAMAGIKFVFSAVNDPAVLHEMMLKEGVTDSAGVPTVWLAHFQYCDKEGIDLPPLRAATIGGSAAPRFMIERLMKNGTRVQHAWGMTETSPIGTVGGPTHDWDQLSFEEKVEKTMKQGRPIFGVELRIVDLDDPTKVLPRDGESSGALQIRGPWVVKRYFKAEHDAVTEDGWFDTGDVGIIHPDGTLQLTDRTKDVIKSGGEWISSVELENAAVGHPAVAEAACIGMPHPKWDERPVLFVVKKEGEDVSGEDITAFLADKIAKWWLPDAVEFVDDIPHTATGKISKKDLRSRFADYTLG is encoded by the coding sequence ATGCGGATTTCGCATGTGATCGACCACGCTGCCCGTGAAGCCCCGACCCGCGATATCGTCACCCGCTGGGCCGACGGCAGCGAAACCCGCACCACCTGGGCGGGCGTGCACCGCGATGCGAAGAAGATGAGCCAGGCGCTGCTCGCGCTCGGCCTCAAGAAGGGCGACAAGGTTGCCAGTCTCGCGATGAACCACGCGCGCCATCTCGTCAGCTGGTTCGGCGTCGCCGGGATGGGCGGCGTGCTGCACACCTGCAACCCGCGCCTGTTCGAGGACCAGCTCGAATACATCGTCAATCACGCCGAAGACAAAGTCATGCTCTACGATGCGGCCTTCCAGCCGATCATCGACAAGATGCGCGACAAGTGGCCGGGCGTGGAGCATTACATCTGCTTCGACAGCTCCGAGCACACGACCAGCTTCGAAGACTGGATCGGCGCGCAGGATGGCGAGTTCGAGTGGGTTGATGGCGACGAGCGCGATCCGTGCATGATCTGCTACACCAGCGGCACCACGGGCAATCCCAAGGGCGTGCAGTACGAACACCGCTCGACCATCCTGCACGCGGTATCCGGCCTCCAGCCGAGCACCTTCAACTTCAGCGCATCCAGCGTGATGCTGCCCGTCGTGCCGATGTTCCACGCCGCCAGTTGGGGCCTGCCCTACGCAGGCGCGATGGCGGGGATCAAATTCGTGTTCTCGGCCGTCAACGATCCGGCCGTGCTGCACGAAATGATGCTGAAGGAAGGCGTCACCGACAGCGCCGGCGTGCCGACCGTCTGGCTCGCCCATTTCCAGTATTGCGACAAGGAAGGCATCGACCTGCCGCCCCTGCGCGCCGCGACCATCGGCGGCTCGGCCGCGCCGCGCTTCATGATCGAGCGGCTGATGAAGAACGGCACCCGCGTCCAGCACGCCTGGGGCATGACCGAGACGTCTCCCATCGGCACCGTCGGCGGGCCGACGCACGATTGGGACCAGCTCAGTTTCGAGGAGAAGGTCGAAAAGACCATGAAGCAGGGCCGCCCGATCTTCGGCGTGGAACTGCGCATCGTCGACCTCGACGATCCGACCAAGGTCCTGCCGCGCGACGGCGAAAGCTCGGGCGCTCTGCAGATCCGCGGGCCCTGGGTGGTGAAGCGCTACTTCAAGGCCGAGCACGACGCGGTGACCGAGGACGGCTGGTTCGACACAGGCGATGTCGGCATCATCCATCCCGACGGCACGCTGCAGCTGACCGATCGCACCAAGGACGTGATCAAGTCGGGCGGCGAATGGATCAGCTCGGTCGAGCTCGAGAACGCCGCTGTCGGCCACCCCGCGGTCGCCGAGGCGGCCTGCATCGGGATGCCGCACCCAAAATGGGACGAGCGACCGGTGCTGTTCGTGGTGAAGAAGGAAGGCGAGGACGTGAGCGGCGAGGACATCACCGCATTCCTCGCCGACAAGATTGCCAAGTGGTGGTTGCCCGATGCGGTCGAGTTCGTCGACGACATCCCGCACACCGCCACCGGCAAGATCAGCAAGAAGGACCTGCGCTCCCGCTTTGCGGATTACACGCTTGGCTGA
- a CDS encoding 4-(cytidine 5'-diphospho)-2-C-methyl-D-erythritol kinase, which translates to MRETAYAKINLALHVRKRREDGYHELETLFAFVDAGDVLTASPAAQDSVQVLGEFSSGLDDPFDNLVAKALGKLPRADGLAITLEKNLPVAAGLGGGSADAGAVFRIVKECYGLPEDWHARATALGADVPACVESRTCIGRGTGTELEPADDSLAGTPVLLLNPRVPLSTGPVFKHWDGEDRGPLPEGDARTVALEGRNDLEGPAISLCPQIAGVLSALDGTSPFLARMSGSGATCFALYESASARDAADQQIAERHPGWWRMKGALR; encoded by the coding sequence ATGCGCGAAACCGCCTACGCCAAGATCAACCTCGCGCTGCATGTCCGCAAGCGGCGCGAGGACGGGTATCACGAGCTCGAAACGCTGTTTGCCTTCGTCGATGCGGGCGATGTGCTGACCGCGAGTCCGGCCGCGCAGGACAGCGTGCAGGTGCTCGGCGAATTCTCGAGCGGGCTCGACGATCCCTTCGACAATCTCGTCGCCAAGGCGCTGGGCAAGCTGCCGCGCGCCGATGGGCTGGCCATCACGCTCGAAAAGAACCTGCCCGTCGCGGCGGGGCTGGGCGGGGGATCGGCCGATGCGGGCGCGGTCTTCAGGATCGTGAAGGAATGCTACGGCCTGCCCGAGGACTGGCATGCGCGCGCGACCGCGCTCGGCGCCGATGTCCCCGCCTGTGTCGAAAGCCGCACCTGCATCGGGCGCGGGACGGGGACCGAGTTGGAACCGGCCGACGACAGCCTTGCAGGTACGCCCGTCCTGCTCCTCAACCCGCGCGTTCCGCTCTCGACAGGGCCCGTGTTCAAGCACTGGGACGGCGAGGATCGCGGGCCGCTGCCGGAAGGCGATGCACGCACGGTCGCGCTGGAGGGTCGCAACGATCTCGAAGGCCCCGCCATATCGCTGTGTCCCCAGATTGCCGGCGTTCTCTCGGCTCTCGATGGAACTTCGCCGTTTCTGGCTCGTATGTCAGGCTCGGGGGCGACGTGTTTCGCGCTCTACGAAAGCGCGTCCGCTCGCGACGCGGCTGACCAGCAGATAGCAGAGCGGCACCCGGGATGGTGGCGCATGAAAGGTGCCTTGCGATGA
- a CDS encoding electron transfer flavoprotein-ubiquinone oxidoreductase, which yields MSERESMPCDVVIIGGGVAGLGAAIRLKQINEELEVVVLEKGSEIGAHILSGAVVDPIALDELLPEWRDMDCPMAETPVGEDLFYTISETGASAMPHIMFPPFMSNEGCYTGSLGNLCRWLAEQAEGLGVMVFPGFPAAEVMFDENGAVSGVITQDMGIAADGSQKGEYEPGMEIHAKYTLFAEGVRGNLTKQMKAKFDLEADCEPQVYGIGIKELWDIDPELHEPGKIVHTQGWPLNESGSNGGGFLYHQANGQVALGLVTWLDYSNPYVSPYQEFQRWKHHPLIAETLKGGKRVAYGARAINDGGWQSVPKLAFPGGALIGCAAGFVNVPRIKGSHTAMKSGMLAAESIAAAIAAGHEKTELADYDANLRDSWIAKELKQVQNALPAIEKYGADIGTVLGGIDMWMRYLKIGLPISMKHHRDCDALNRADLYQPINYPKPDGVLSFDRLTNVAFSYTNHAEDQPVHLQVQDLELQRTSELGVFAGPSTRYCPAGVYEWLVDEETGEPKYQINSQNCVHCKTCDIKDPNQNINWTTPEGGGGPNYPNM from the coding sequence ATGAGCGAACGCGAATCCATGCCCTGCGACGTCGTCATCATTGGCGGCGGTGTTGCCGGCCTCGGGGCGGCTATCCGGCTGAAGCAGATCAACGAGGAACTCGAGGTCGTCGTCCTCGAAAAGGGCAGCGAAATCGGCGCCCACATCCTCTCGGGCGCGGTGGTCGATCCGATCGCGCTGGACGAGCTGCTGCCCGAATGGCGCGACATGGATTGCCCGATGGCGGAAACGCCGGTTGGCGAGGACCTGTTCTACACGATCAGCGAAACCGGCGCCTCGGCCATGCCGCACATCATGTTCCCGCCGTTCATGTCGAATGAGGGGTGCTACACCGGCTCGCTCGGCAACCTCTGCCGCTGGCTCGCCGAACAGGCCGAGGGCCTCGGTGTCATGGTCTTCCCCGGCTTCCCGGCCGCCGAAGTCATGTTCGACGAGAACGGCGCGGTCTCGGGCGTCATCACGCAGGACATGGGCATCGCCGCCGATGGATCGCAGAAGGGCGAATACGAGCCCGGCATGGAAATCCACGCCAAGTACACGCTTTTTGCCGAAGGCGTGCGCGGCAACCTGACCAAGCAGATGAAGGCCAAGTTCGACCTCGAGGCCGATTGCGAGCCGCAGGTCTACGGCATCGGCATCAAGGAACTGTGGGATATCGACCCCGAGCTGCACGAGCCGGGCAAGATCGTCCACACGCAGGGTTGGCCGCTTAACGAAAGCGGCAGCAACGGCGGCGGCTTCCTCTACCACCAGGCGAACGGACAGGTTGCCTTGGGCCTCGTCACCTGGCTCGATTATTCGAACCCCTATGTCTCGCCCTACCAGGAATTCCAGCGCTGGAAGCACCACCCGCTGATCGCCGAGACGCTGAAGGGTGGCAAGCGCGTCGCCTATGGCGCGCGCGCGATCAACGATGGCGGCTGGCAGAGCGTGCCCAAGCTTGCCTTCCCGGGCGGCGCGCTGATCGGTTGTGCCGCCGGCTTCGTCAACGTGCCGCGCATCAAGGGCAGCCATACCGCGATGAAGAGCGGCATGCTGGCCGCCGAAAGCATTGCCGCTGCGATTGCCGCCGGTCACGAAAAGACCGAGCTTGCGGATTACGACGCGAACCTGCGTGACAGCTGGATCGCCAAGGAGCTGAAGCAGGTCCAGAACGCGCTTCCCGCGATCGAGAAATACGGGGCCGACATCGGCACCGTGCTCGGCGGGATCGACATGTGGATGCGCTATCTCAAGATCGGCCTTCCGATCTCGATGAAGCACCACCGCGACTGCGATGCGCTCAACCGCGCCGATCTCTACCAGCCGATCAACTATCCCAAGCCCGACGGCGTGCTGAGCTTCGACCGCCTGACGAACGTGGCCTTCAGCTACACCAACCACGCAGAAGACCAGCCGGTCCACTTGCAGGTGCAGGACCTGGAGCTGCAGCGCACGAGCGAGCTGGGCGTCTTCGCCGGTCCCTCGACCCGCTATTGCCCGGCCGGTGTCTACGAATGGCTGGTCGACGAGGAAACGGGCGAGCCCAAGTATCAGATCAACTCGCAGAACTGCGTCCACTGCAAGACCTGCGACATCAAGGACCCCAACCAGAACATCAACTGGACGACGCCCGAAGGCGGCGGCGGGCCGAACTATCCGAATATGTAA
- a CDS encoding DUF1330 domain-containing protein, translated as MSDTYIDPSPANFQSFKDLPRDEPIHMLNLLQYRELAEYPEGHEHHGNGWSGRRAYEEYGKTSGPIFRRVGGEIVWRGAFQTVVTGPEAMQWHDGFVAQYPNSGAFFEMIKDPDYQLAVVNRTAALVDSRLVRFKPGKAGEGFG; from the coding sequence ATGAGCGACACCTACATCGATCCCAGTCCCGCGAATTTCCAGTCCTTCAAGGATTTGCCGCGCGACGAGCCGATCCACATGCTCAACCTGCTGCAATACCGCGAGCTTGCAGAGTATCCCGAGGGGCACGAGCACCACGGCAACGGATGGAGCGGCCGGCGCGCCTATGAGGAATACGGCAAGACCAGCGGCCCGATCTTCCGCCGCGTAGGCGGCGAAATCGTCTGGCGCGGGGCGTTCCAGACGGTGGTGACCGGCCCGGAAGCGATGCAATGGCACGACGGCTTCGTCGCGCAATACCCCAATTCCGGTGCCTTCTTCGAAATGATCAAGGACCCCGACTACCAGCTGGCCGTGGTCAACCGCACCGCCGCGCTGGTGGACAGCCGGCTGGTGCGCTTCAAGCCGGGCAAAGCGGGCGAGGGGTTCGGGTGA
- a CDS encoding YbjN domain-containing protein: protein MRKSTRAMGALLGAAVLAVSPVPAAAQSYSASRVISYFSPDDLRAVLGELDATMEQSSDEEDRYLIKFSNGTASSVFFRVCSSSGCRGLNFLASFAKPSDKTSEATSKLVHDYNETWSAAKAYPKSDGGAYVQHYVISDGGITMDNLRAQVNIYSSMLQKMRETIYTDG from the coding sequence ATGCGAAAGAGCACGCGCGCCATGGGCGCACTCCTGGGTGCAGCGGTCCTGGCCGTCAGCCCGGTTCCGGCGGCGGCCCAGAGCTACTCGGCAAGCCGGGTCATCTCCTACTTCAGCCCGGACGATCTGAGGGCTGTGCTGGGGGAACTGGATGCGACGATGGAGCAATCGTCGGACGAGGAAGACCGCTATCTGATCAAGTTCAGCAACGGTACCGCCTCATCGGTGTTCTTCCGGGTCTGCAGCTCCTCCGGATGCCGGGGCCTGAACTTCCTGGCGAGCTTCGCAAAGCCATCGGACAAGACGTCCGAAGCAACCAGCAAGCTGGTGCATGACTACAACGAGACCTGGTCGGCGGCCAAGGCATACCCCAAGTCCGACGGGGGGGCCTACGTCCAGCACTACGTGATTTCCGACGGCGGCATCACGATGGACAACCTTCGCGCACAGGTGAACATCTACTCCAGCATGCTGCAGAAGATGAGGGAAACAATCTACACCGACGGGTAG